GGGCTGGTCGCACGGTGGCTGGAGCGCCACCCGCGCGAAGCCGGGCAGGAGTACGGGCTGCTGGTCGCGCACACCCACGGGCACGGGGACCACGTGGCGGGAGACGGCCAGTTCGCGGGCCGGGCGGCGACCACGGTGGTCGGGCGCGAGGTGGCGGCCGTGGTCGAGGCGTTCGGCCTGGCGCACTGGCCCGAGCGGCTCGGGGAGCTGGATCTCGGCGGCCGGGTGCTCGACCTGATCCCGGGGCCGGGCCACCAGGAGGCCGGCCTGGTCCTCCACGACCGCCGGACGGGACTGCTGTTCACCGGGGACTCGCTCTACCCGGGACGGATCTACGTCCAGGACCCGCCGGTGTTCGCCGCCACCGTCGAGCGACTGCTCGCCTTCTGCGCGGTCAACCCGGTGACGCACGTCCTGGGCTGCCACATCGAGATGTCGACCACGCCGGGCAAGGACTACCCGCGCGGAACGACGCACCAGCCGGACGAGCCCGCGCTGCAGCTGGGCGTCGACCGGCTCCGGGCGCTGCGCGAGGTCCTGGCACGGGCCGGAGGCCGCCCCGGCGAGTACCCGAGCACGGACTTCATCGTCCACATCGCCGGCTGAACGCGGCCGGGCCCCGCACGAGGCGGGGCCCGGCCGGGGCGCTGTGCGCTCAGACACCGACCCGGCGGTGCCGGGCGCCGTCCCGCTCCGAGGGCGCCGGGGAGTCGGCGACCGGCTCGAACGCCTCGGTGTGCGAGAGGTCCGGGAGCCGGTCGAGCCAGCGCGGCAGGTACCAGTTGCGCTCGCCGAGCAGGGTCATCACGGCGGGCAGCAGCACCCCGCGGATGACGGTGGCGTCGATCAGCACCGCGACGGCCAGGCCGACGCCCATCTGCTTCATGGACTGCATGGAGAGCGTCCCGAAGACCGCGAACACCGCGACCATGATGACCGCCGCGCTGGTGACGACCCCGGCGGTGGAGCGGATGCCGTGGGCGACGGCCTCCCGGGTCGGCAGGCCGCGGTCGTGGCTCTCCTTGATCCGGGAGACCACGAAGACGTGGTAGTCCATCGAGAGCCCGAAGAGGATCACGAACAGGAACAGCGGGACCCAGCTCTCCACCGCGCCGACCCCGGCGGTGCCCAGCAGCGAGGCCCCGACACCGTGCTGGAACACCAGCGTCAGCACTCCGTACGCCGCGCCGACCGAGAGCAGGTTGAGCACCACGGCGGTCAACGCGATGCCGAGCGAGCGGAACGAGGTGAGCATCAGCAGGAAGGCGAAGAGCACCACGAAGCCGAAGACCGGCAGCATGCTGCCCGTCATCTGGCGGTTGAAGTCGTACGAACCGGCGGTGGAGCCGGTGACCGGGGCCTGCGTGCCGGGCACCTTGAGCAGGGTGGCCGGCACGATCTCGCCGCGCAGCGTCCGCAGGGCGTCGGTGCTGGCCCGGTCGTTGCCGGAGCCCGCGAGCGGGACGTCGACGGTGGCGATGTTCTGCTCCGGGTGCACGGTGACCTCGATCGGGCCGTGCATCCGGCCGCTCGCCAGCGCCCGCGCCTTGAGGTCGGCGATCGCGGTGGTGATCGCGGGGGAGCCGATGTCGGCGGCCTTGATCACGACGGTGGCGGGGGAGGGGCTGCCGGGGAAGGCCGCCTCGATCCGCTCCGAGGTGGTGACCAGGGCGTTGCCCTTCGGCAGTTGCTGGCGGAAGGTCAGGTTGGCGGTGTGCATGGTGACCAGCGGGGCGGCGACCGCCAGCAGCAGGCCGCCGGCCAGGACGGTCGCGGCCAGCGGGCGGCGCAGCACCGGGGTGAGGACGGCGTTCCAGATCCGGCCGCCGTCGGCCGGCGCGGTGGTGCGGCGCAGGCGGTGCAGGAACGGCAGCCGGCCCTTCTCGACCCGGTCGCCGAGCAGGGAGAGCAGGGCGGGCAGCACGGTGAGCGAGCCGAGCACGGCGGTGACCACCACGACGATGGTGGCGTACGACATGGCCTGGAACTCGGCGACGCCGGTGAGGAACATGCCGGCCATGGCGACCACCACGGTGACGCCGGAGATCAGGACGGCGCGCCCGCTGGTGGCGGCGGCGATCCGAAGGGCGGTCTCGGCGTCCCGGCCGGCGGCCCGCTCCTCGCGCTCGCGGCGCAGGTAGAAGAGGCAGTAGTCGACGCCGACGGCCAGGCCGACCAGCAGCATCACGGAGCCGGCACTGTCGCTGGTGTGCAGGAACCCGGTGCTGAGGGCGACCAGGCCACCCGCCGCGACGAACGCGGTGAGTGCGAGCAGCACCGGCAGCACGGCGGCGACCAGGGCGCCGAAGGCGACCAGCAGGATGCCGAGGGCGAGCGGCACGGCCGTCCACTCGGCGCGCTGGAAGTCGTCGGCGAACTGGTCGGAGACCCACTTGCCGGAGCTGGCCTCGCCGAGTTCGTCGACGGTCAGGTCGCGG
The sequence above is drawn from the Kitasatospora sp. NBC_00315 genome and encodes:
- a CDS encoding MMPL family transporter, which encodes MGAWSARHRKSAVFGWLLFVVLAAYLGGAHGSTKITDAESMPGQVARASKILDEAGIKTPAGESVLVGSATLTADDPAFHAVVDQVVAAVTGTGRTADLRSPYDSGAVSADRHSVLVRFTVEGDSEEAVKNVPAVLDAVAAVQARHRDLTVDELGEASSGKWVSDQFADDFQRAEWTAVPLALGILLVAFGALVAAVLPVLLALTAFVAAGGLVALSTGFLHTSDSAGSVMLLVGLAVGVDYCLFYLRREREERAAGRDAETALRIAAATSGRAVLISGVTVVVAMAGMFLTGVAEFQAMSYATIVVVVTAVLGSLTVLPALLSLLGDRVEKGRLPFLHRLRRTTAPADGGRIWNAVLTPVLRRPLAATVLAGGLLLAVAAPLVTMHTANLTFRQQLPKGNALVTTSERIEAAFPGSPSPATVVIKAADIGSPAITTAIADLKARALASGRMHGPIEVTVHPEQNIATVDVPLAGSGNDRASTDALRTLRGEIVPATLLKVPGTQAPVTGSTAGSYDFNRQMTGSMLPVFGFVVLFAFLLMLTSFRSLGIALTAVVLNLLSVGAAYGVLTLVFQHGVGASLLGTAGVGAVESWVPLFLFVILFGLSMDYHVFVVSRIKESHDRGLPTREAVAHGIRSTAGVVTSAAVIMVAVFAVFGTLSMQSMKQMGVGLAVAVLIDATVIRGVLLPAVMTLLGERNWYLPRWLDRLPDLSHTEAFEPVADSPAPSERDGARHRRVGV
- a CDS encoding MBL fold metallo-hydrolase translates to MTRHHGEPPAPAAGDLDVHWHAGWPSAKHDPAPEIQVHAYTEDTLILRQNKSVHYEAPFLFLLFGAERALLLDTGATEDARYFPLRRTVDGLVARWLERHPREAGQEYGLLVAHTHGHGDHVAGDGQFAGRAATTVVGREVAAVVEAFGLAHWPERLGELDLGGRVLDLIPGPGHQEAGLVLHDRRTGLLFTGDSLYPGRIYVQDPPVFAATVERLLAFCAVNPVTHVLGCHIEMSTTPGKDYPRGTTHQPDEPALQLGVDRLRALREVLARAGGRPGEYPSTDFIVHIAG